In Pseudoxanthomonas indica, the following are encoded in one genomic region:
- the dapA gene encoding 4-hydroxy-tetrahydrodipicolinate synthase, translated as MSLSGSITALATPFTDAGELDLDAWRRLLKRQLDGGTQGVVVAGSTGEAAALSDDEYERLIRSAVEVLGGKVRILAGTGQMNTAKTIAMTRRAQSAGAEFALVVTPAYVRPTQAGLIAHYRAVAEQGGLPVVLYNVPGRTGCDLLPETVAQLAPHPHIVGIKEARAEPERMQALLALRSEGFAIFSGDDPTAGRAMLAGADGLVSVGSNALPRTFRRLCDQARAGDAAGVAELDGQLQDLYVFLGVESNPIPVKALLQRQGIGQGLRLPLQELSSAHQASADALATVAGHLEEQSSRVESAA; from the coding sequence TTGTCTCTCTCCGGCAGTATCACCGCCCTGGCCACGCCGTTTACCGACGCTGGCGAACTCGACCTCGATGCCTGGCGCCGACTGCTCAAACGGCAGTTGGACGGTGGCACCCAGGGCGTGGTGGTGGCCGGTTCCACCGGAGAAGCGGCGGCCTTGTCGGATGACGAGTACGAGCGGCTGATCCGCAGCGCGGTGGAAGTGCTGGGCGGCAAGGTGCGCATTCTGGCCGGCACCGGCCAGATGAATACCGCCAAGACCATCGCCATGACCCGGCGCGCGCAGTCGGCCGGCGCCGAGTTCGCGCTGGTGGTCACGCCTGCCTACGTGCGTCCAACCCAGGCGGGTTTGATTGCGCACTATCGCGCGGTGGCCGAGCAGGGTGGCTTGCCGGTGGTGCTGTACAACGTGCCGGGTCGTACCGGCTGCGACCTGTTGCCGGAGACGGTGGCCCAGCTGGCGCCGCATCCGCACATTGTCGGTATCAAGGAAGCACGCGCCGAACCCGAGCGCATGCAGGCCTTGCTGGCCTTGCGTAGCGAGGGTTTCGCAATTTTCAGCGGCGATGATCCGACCGCCGGGCGGGCCATGCTCGCCGGCGCCGACGGGCTGGTGTCGGTCGGCTCCAATGCCTTGCCGCGCACGTTCCGTCGCCTCTGCGATCAGGCGCGTGCCGGCGACGCGGCCGGCGTAGCCGAACTGGATGGGCAGTTGCAAGACCTTTACGTCTTCCTGGGAGTGGAGTCCAATCCCATCCCGGTCAAGGCGTTGTTGCAGCGCCAGGGCATCGGCCAGGGTCTGCGCCTGCCGCTGCAGGAACTTTCGTCCGCCCACCAGGCCAGCGCCGATGCGCTGGCGACCGTGGCCGGACACCTCGAAGAGCAATCCAGTCGCGTAGAATCCGCGGCCTGA
- a CDS encoding glycine cleavage system protein R, translating to MTDTTPRPSPNENHLLINAYTTHPESPLLSVTRRIADSGCNLVDARLSTVGRDVSVTALATGSWDSVAKLEAMLTRLEREEGLKLIWYRTGPKVVQSNLLPYIVEVVAADKPGILFQLADFFDRQGITIENLQSTRYRAMQTGAEMFSAQVTIGVPANMHIAALRDDFLEFCDHLNLDAIMDPMKF from the coding sequence TTGACCGATACCACGCCCCGGCCGTCGCCGAACGAAAACCACCTCCTGATCAACGCCTATACGACGCATCCGGAGTCGCCGCTCTTGTCGGTGACGCGCCGGATTGCGGACAGCGGCTGCAATCTGGTGGATGCGCGCCTGTCCACCGTGGGCCGCGATGTCTCGGTGACCGCGCTGGCCACCGGCTCCTGGGATTCGGTGGCCAAGCTGGAAGCCATGCTGACCCGGCTGGAGCGCGAGGAAGGCCTGAAGCTGATCTGGTACCGCACCGGCCCCAAGGTCGTGCAGTCCAACCTGCTGCCGTACATCGTGGAAGTGGTCGCCGCCGACAAGCCGGGCATCCTGTTCCAGCTGGCCGATTTCTTCGATCGCCAGGGCATCACCATCGAGAACCTGCAAAGCACGCGCTACCGCGCCATGCAGACCGGCGCGGAGATGTTCTCGGCGCAGGTGACCATCGGTGTGCCGGCCAACATGCACATCGCCGCCCTGCGCGACGATTTCCTCGAATTCTGCGACCATCTGAACCTGGACGCGATCATGGATCCGATGAAGTTCTGA
- a CDS encoding peroxiredoxin: MTATAAKALPKATLKLPLALSGGESAKLADYAGQWLVLYFYPKDSTPGCTTEGIDFNALLAKFKQHNASVLGVSRDSVKSHDNFCSKQGFKFPLVSDADEALCQAFDVIHEKNMYGRKVLGVVRSTFLISPDSRIAREWRGVKVPGHAQAVLDALKELQTQ; encoded by the coding sequence ATGACGGCAACCGCAGCCAAGGCCCTGCCCAAAGCGACCCTGAAACTGCCGCTGGCGCTGTCCGGCGGGGAAAGCGCCAAGCTGGCCGACTATGCCGGCCAATGGCTGGTGCTGTACTTCTATCCCAAGGACAGCACGCCCGGCTGCACCACCGAAGGCATCGACTTCAACGCGCTGCTCGCCAAATTCAAGCAGCACAACGCCAGCGTGCTGGGCGTCTCGCGCGACTCGGTAAAATCGCACGACAACTTCTGCAGCAAGCAGGGTTTCAAGTTCCCGCTGGTCAGCGACGCCGATGAGGCGCTGTGCCAGGCCTTCGACGTGATCCACGAAAAGAACATGTACGGTCGCAAGGTGCTGGGCGTGGTCCGCAGCACCTTCCTGATCTCGCCTGACAGCCGCATCGCCCGTGAGTGGCGCGGCGTCAAAGTGCCTGGCCATGCCCAGGCGGTGCTGGATGCACTGAAGGAACTGCAAACGCAGTGA
- a CDS encoding PhoH family protein, with product MTRSKRIYVLDTNVLMHDPTALFKFEEHDVFLPMQVIEELDNAKKGTSEVSRNARQVSRFLNELIVGAGADHIQAGITLTHPQGLQLKARSEIGKLYFQVKPVDPGRTFGAVAPDNKILAAVLALREDHPEVPVILVSKDINLRIKASISGLTAEDYENDRALDDFSLLYTGATELAEDFWHKHNADLRSWSDKGRTSYEITLADDEDWYPNQYLYLPGDDEVELRVVKVGAERKATLTIVDDFRSGQHAVWGIAARNREQNFALNALMDPEIDFVTLLGTAGTGKTLLALAAGLAQTMDQQRYREIIMTRATVSVGEDIGFLPGTEEEKMTPWMGALTDNLEVLTHNQEGGAWGRAATNDLLASRIKIRSMNFMRGRTFLSRYLILDEAQNLTPKQMKTLITRAGPGTKIVCLGNVEQIDTPYLTETTSGLTYAVDRFKGWAHSAHITLRRGERSRLADYASEVL from the coding sequence ATGACCCGTAGCAAGCGCATCTATGTGTTGGACACCAACGTGCTCATGCACGACCCCACCGCTCTGTTCAAGTTCGAGGAGCACGATGTTTTCCTGCCGATGCAGGTGATTGAGGAACTGGACAACGCCAAGAAGGGCACCTCCGAAGTCAGCCGCAACGCCCGCCAGGTCAGCCGCTTCCTCAACGAACTGATCGTCGGCGCCGGCGCCGATCACATCCAGGCCGGCATCACCCTGACCCATCCGCAAGGTCTGCAGCTCAAGGCCCGCAGCGAAATCGGCAAGCTGTACTTCCAGGTCAAGCCGGTGGACCCGGGCCGCACCTTTGGCGCGGTGGCGCCGGACAACAAGATCCTGGCCGCGGTGTTGGCGCTGCGCGAGGATCATCCGGAAGTGCCGGTCATCCTGGTGTCCAAGGACATCAACCTGCGCATCAAGGCCTCGATCAGCGGACTGACCGCCGAGGACTACGAAAACGATCGCGCACTCGACGATTTCAGCCTGCTGTATACCGGCGCCACCGAGCTGGCCGAGGATTTCTGGCACAAGCACAACGCCGATCTGCGCAGCTGGAGCGACAAGGGCCGCACCAGCTACGAGATCACCCTGGCCGATGACGAGGACTGGTATCCCAACCAGTACCTGTACCTGCCGGGCGATGACGAAGTGGAACTGCGGGTGGTCAAGGTCGGCGCCGAGCGCAAGGCCACGCTGACCATCGTCGATGATTTCCGCAGCGGCCAGCACGCGGTATGGGGCATCGCCGCGCGCAACCGCGAGCAGAACTTCGCGCTCAATGCGCTGATGGATCCGGAAATCGACTTCGTCACCCTGCTCGGCACCGCCGGCACCGGCAAGACCCTGCTCGCCCTGGCCGCCGGCCTGGCGCAGACCATGGATCAGCAGCGTTACCGCGAGATCATCATGACCCGCGCCACCGTCAGCGTGGGCGAGGACATCGGCTTCCTGCCCGGCACCGAAGAAGAAAAGATGACCCCATGGATGGGCGCGCTCACCGACAACCTGGAAGTGCTGACCCACAACCAGGAAGGCGGCGCCTGGGGCCGCGCGGCCACCAATGATCTGCTGGCCAGCCGGATCAAGATCCGCTCGATGAACTTCATGCGCGGCCGCACCTTCCTCAGCCGCTATCTGATCCTGGACGAGGCGCAGAACCTCACGCCCAAGCAGATGAAGACGCTGATCACCCGCGCCGGCCCCGGCACCAAGATCGTCTGTCTGGGCAACGTGGAGCAGATCGATACGCCGTACCTGACCGAGACCACCTCGGGCCTCACGTACGCGGTGGATCGCTTCAAGGGCTGGGCGCACAGCGCGCACATCACCCTGCGCCGCGGCGAACGTTCGCGTCTGGCGGATTACGCGTCGGAAGTTTTGTAA